Proteins co-encoded in one Theileria equi strain WA chromosome 3, complete sequence genomic window:
- a CDS encoding signal peptide-containing protein (encoded by transcript BEWA_008870A) — protein MLIKSLLLLSLAYGAAGPSSLQRHSSSPKIPLQPRSPSRSLPPSKPSPFLKSSSPISFLQSSVSGDLAHRQQLSQQHSDPMKDGNIPTLDVQMIAPKRWLASDREFKNLQRELSYFIDQEIDKERKRLLDKEDSRLESTRSSLLHLIPGSGKKSNKLASVS, from the exons ATGTTAATAAAATCACTCCTTCTGCTCAGTCTGGCTTATGGAGCCGCGGGCCCATCATCACTACAACGGCACTCATCATCTCCAAAGATTCCGTTGCAACCACGTTCACCTTCTAGGTCGTTACCACCTTCAAAACCCTCACCATTCCTAAAATCTTCATCGCCGATATCCTTCTTGCAGTCATCGGTTTCCGGGGATCTAGCACATCGGCAACAATTATCACAGCAGCACAGTGATCCCATGAAAGATGGGAACATACCTACTCTTGATGTCCAAATGATTGCCCCCAAAAG GTGGCTCGCTTCCGATCGTGAATTCAAGAATTTACAGAGGGAACTCTCCTACTTCATTGATCAAG AAATTGACAAGGAGAGGAAGAGACTATTAGATAAGGAGGACTCACGGCTGGAGAGTACAAGGAGTTCGCTACTGCACTTGATACCTG GTTCTGGTAAAAAGTCAAACAAATTGGCATCGGTTAGTTAG
- a CDS encoding hypothetical protein (encoded by transcript BEWA_008880A), translating into MESKPLESSADTAISVSTPAGGTPANLPVAVETTAMPVANGISGATAQPSVAPTLNGIATTAPVDSEIKQEVGSFTNSPQRKSVSFKSGKRSSSKRFIIPPPRATPSSSSGFPGVSWNKRMGAWLAFYYDQGTRRSRTFHPKYFDMDVEKAKLAAIDFMNNIEKQPRCSLRKNRREKHENSWANNISTNLACEYENQYQEIALRKKRNKAIAPVPRDFLVDGIKRSPLSCSTQASIGELYFDALRPRFLANSALALDASGMGSSGANLLDSALLRGTMAQPAARMPLHAQIGNGRQDLHGDRNGTLDILHNVSPTPKSSLLAAERKDINDPGVFSAGLLWGGCHNVFMNGHDYGHSSQDSGNFSLPSFDADYGFTSPANRIGMQNMIDNSGMDSAPLCIGHMADYENSPLAHDDPEIRKLVQSIAPSDSFGNSNFSTSYNNCSSTSISSPYMSPYTVYNAHAADESALSMASGFQNLLMPSDSQVQQHNHRLYSQSSPFDILPIDSS; encoded by the exons ATGGAGTCCAAACCGTTGGAGAGCTCTGCCGACACAGCGATTAGTGTGTCAACCCCTGCAGGTGGTACACCTGCAAACCTACCAGTAGCTGTTGAAACAACCGCTATGCCTGTAGCAAACGGAATAAGCGGCGCAACTGCGCAACCAAGTGTTGCTCCTACTTTAAATGGAATAGCTACGACAGCACCTGTAGACAGTGAAATAAAACAGGAAGTTGGAAGCTTTACCAACAGTCCACAGAGGAAATCGGTAAGCTTCAAGAGCGGGAAGAGATCCTCAAGCAAGAGGTTTATTATTCCGCCACCAAGAGCCACGCCCTCATCCAGCTCTGGCTTTCCAGGCGTTAGCTGGAATAAAAGAATGGGCGCATGGCTCGCGTTTTATTATGATCAAGGGACAAGAAGAAGCAGAACCTTTCATCCAAAGTATTTTGATATGGATGTGGAG AAAGCAAAGTTGGCTGCAATCGATTTCATGAACAATATTGAGAAGCAACCCCGCTGCAGTTTAAGAAAAAATCGTAGGGAAAAACATGAGAACTCATGGGCAAATAACATTTCAACAAATTTAGCCTGTGAGTATGAGAATCAGTACCAAGAGATTGCTTTGAGAAAAAAGCGTAATAAAGCAATCGCTCCTGTGCCTCGTGATTTTTTAGTTGATGGTATCAAGAGATCTCCATTGAGCTGTTCTACCCAGGCAAGCATTGGAGAACTCTACTTTGATGCCCTCAGGCCAAGGTTTCTGGCTAATTCTGCACTCGCTTTGGACGCATCGGGAATGGGATCTAGCGGTGCAAATTTGCTCGACAGTGCCCTCTTGAGAGGAACTATGGCTCAACCCGCGGCTAGAATGCCGTTACATGCCCAAATTGGCAATGGTAGACAAGATCTCCATGGAGATCGCAACGGAACACTTGATATTTTACACAATGTTTCCCCTACCCCAAAATCATCACTTTTGGCCGCTGAGAGAAAGGACATTAATGATCCTGGAGTATTTTCCGCTGGTCTTCTCTGGGGAGGCTGTCATAATGTTTTCATGAATGGCCATGATTACGGTCATTCATCCCAAGACTCTGGAAACTTTAGTTTACCGTCTTTTGATGCGGACTATGGCTTTACATCACCAGCTAACAGAATAGGAATGCAAAACATGATTGATAACTCTGGAATGGATTCTGCACCCCTATGTATAGGGCACATGGCCGACTATGAAAATTCGCCACTGGCCCATGACGACCCAGAAATAAGAAAATTAGTCCAATCAATTGCACCATCTGACTCTTTTGGGAATTCAAACTTTAGTACCTCGTATAACAACTGCTCGTCCACATCAATAAGCAGTCCGTATATGTCACCTTATACGGTCTACAATGCGCATGCAGCAGACGAATCAGCATTATCCATGGCATCCGgatttcaaaatttattAATGCCTAGTGACTCACAGGTACAACAACACAATCACCGTCTCTATTCCCAAAGTTCTCCATTTGACATTTTGCCAATTGATTCGTCATAG